The genomic interval TCGACTACCTGCGCGCAAAGGATCTGATCACGGTGCCGCAGGTGGCGGCCGAGTCCCTCCACATGTCGATGATGTCGCCCGAAGCGCAGCTCTCGAACCCGTTCTTCCTCGGCGGCTCGCAGATCATCGTCTCGTATCCGACCAACACGATGGAATACGAGGCGCGGCTGCAGAGCATGCGCGGCAACAACCGGCCGTTCTCGCACGCGACGGCGCATCACGAGATGATTCCCGGCCACAACCTCGTCGGCTACGTCGGCGCGCGATCCGCCGGCTACCGCGCGCGGATCGGCGGCAGCACGCCGTTCTTCGGCGAGGGCTGGCCCCTCTACTGGGAGCTGACGCTGTACGACATGGGGTTCAACGACACGCCGGAAGAGCGCGTCGGCGCGCTGTTCTGGCGGATGCACCGCTGCGCGCGGATCATCTTCTCGCTGAACTTCCACATGGGCCTGTGGTCGCCGCAGGAAGCGATCGATTTCCTCGTCGATCGCGTCGGACACGAGCGCGACAACGCCACCGCCGAAGTGCGGCGCTCGTTCCAGGGCGGCTACGGTCCGCTGTACCAGGCGGCGTACCTGCTCGGCGGCCTGCAGCTCCGCGGACTGCGCCGCGAGCTGGTGGATTCCAAGCAGATGACCAACAAACAGTTCCACGACGAGATCCTGCGCCAGGGCAGCATGCCGATCGCGTTGATCCGGCTGGCGCTGACCAGGCAGAAGCTGGCGCCGGACATGAGCGTGGACTGGAGGTTCTACGGCGATTTGCCGTCGAAATAGAAAAACCGTGAATTTGTTGACTTTTCCGGCCGCTTGTCCCTACACTGGCGCCGTTTCAAGCTCAGCGTCTGGAGCCTGCGGGATGTTCCCGGGGGCGCCGTCGTACGGCACATCGGAGGACACGGGCTATGCCAACCGGGACGATCGCTCGACTTCTTATCGACAAGGGGTTCGGGTTCATCCGCGACGAGGGGGGAATCGAGCACTTCTTTCATCGCAGCTCCGTGCGCGGAGCGGTGTTCGAGCTCCTGCGGGAAGGCCAGCGGGTGGAATTCACGCCCGAAGAGTCCGGCAAAGGCCCGCGCGCCGGTGAAGTCCGGCTGGTTGAAGGCTGAAGCGCTGCCGACGTTTACCCGGTGCGGAGGCATCCCTCCGCGCCGGGCCTCCCGCCTCCGCGCTCCCCGCTCCTGACCGCGTTCCGCCGCACTCCCCATGCGCCTCCTCGTCCGCCGGACGCTGCTTGCGGCCCTGCTGCTGACCGCCGCGGCCGCAGGCTGGCTGCTGGTGTACGGCGGCCGCTACCTGCAGCACGAGGATCCGCTGCAGAGAGCCGACGCCATTTTCGTCCTGGGCGGCACACGCGTCGAACGCTGGCTCGAAGCGTACGAGCTCTATCGGGCGGGCTACGCGCCGGTGATCTTCCTCAGCCCGGAGCGCGCGGAACCGGGCGAAATGCTCATCCGGACCCGCGGCGTGCGTTTCCCGAGTACGCCCGAACTGCAGCAGGCCGCGCTCGTGCAGATGGGCGTGCCGCCCGCCGCGATTCACGCGCCGGCCGGGTGGGTCGACAACACCGCGCAGGAAGGCAGCCTGCTGCGCACCACCGCGCAGGCCAGGGGGTG from Vicinamibacterales bacterium carries:
- a CDS encoding cold shock domain-containing protein is translated as MPTGTIARLLIDKGFGFIRDEGGIEHFFHRSSVRGAVFELLREGQRVEFTPEESGKGPRAGEVRLVEG
- a CDS encoding YdcF family protein, with the protein product MRLLVRRTLLAALLLTAAAAGWLLVYGGRYLQHEDPLQRADAIFVLGGTRVERWLEAYELYRAGYAPVIFLSPERAEPGEMLIRTRGVRFPSTPELQQAALVQMGVPPAAIHAPAGWVDNTAQEGSLLRTTAQARGWKRLIVVTSKYHTRRSGFAVRRALKGTGTDVIMRASRYDPADPARWWRTRADLRFAGSEWIKLVLYRLGLAG